The following are encoded in a window of Cervus canadensis isolate Bull #8, Minnesota chromosome 11, ASM1932006v1, whole genome shotgun sequence genomic DNA:
- the LOC122449853 gene encoding olfactory receptor 5B2-like, producing MTPMENKTEVTEFILLGLTDAPGLQVPLFMMFTLIYIITVVGNLGMITLILLDPHLHTPMYFFLSNLSLVDFGCSSAVTPNVIAGFLTGNKVISYNACAAQMFFFVVFGTRESYLLASMAYDRYAAVCKPLRYATTMTKNRCACLVIGSYACGVLNASVNVGDNFGFSFCGSNVVNHFFCDVPAVMILSCSDKHMSELVLVYINTFHVVFALLIIFISYLLIFITILKMHSAEGYQKALSTCASHFTAISIFYGTVIFMYLQPTSSHAMDTDKMASVFYAMIIPMLNPVVYSLRNKEVKSAFKKVVEKSKLSLGLAL from the coding sequence ATGACACCCATGGAGAACAAAACAGAAGTGACTGAATTCATCCTCCTAGGACTTACTGATGCCCCAGGACTACAGGTCCCACTCTTCATGATGTTTACCCTCATTTACATTATCACTGTAGTTGGAAATCTGGGGATGATCACGTTGATTCTGTTGGACCCTCACCTTCACACTCCTATGTACTTTTTCCTGAGTAATCTCTCTCTGGTGGACTTTGGTTGCTCCTCAGCAGTCACACCCAATGTGATAGCAGGATTCCTCACAGGAAATAAGGTCATTTCTTACAATGCATGTGCTGCTCAGATGTTCTTTTTTGTAGTCTTTGGCACCCGGGAAAGTTACCTCTTGGCTTCAATGGCTTATGACCGCTATGCAGCAGTGTGCAAGCCCCTGCGTTATGCCACCACCATGACAAAAAACAGGTGTGCTTGTCTTGTCATAGGCTCTTATGCATGTGGTGTTCTGAATGCCTCTGTCAATGTGGGAGATAACTTCGGTTTCTCTTTCTGTGGGTCCAATGTGGTCAAccactttttctgtgatgttCCAGCAGTCATGATTCTTTCTTGCTCTGATAAGCACATGAGTGAGTTGGTTCTTGTTTATATTAATACCTTCCATGTGGTTTTTGCTCTCCTGATTATCTTTATTTCCTACCTGCTCATATTTATCACTATTCTGAAGATGCACTCAGCTGAGGGATATCAGAAGGCTTTGTCCACCTGCGCTTCTCACTTCACTGCTATCTCCATTTTTTATGGGACAGTCATCTTCATGTACTTACAACCCACCTCCAGTCATGCCATGGATACAGATAAAATGGCCTCTGTGTTCTATGCTATGATCATCCCTATGCTAAACCCTGTGGTCTATAGCCTGAGGAACAAGGAGGTCAAAAGTGCATTCAAGAAGGTTGTTGAGAAATCAAAATTGTCTCTAGGGTTAGCTCTTTAA